In Antedon mediterranea chromosome 10, ecAntMedi1.1, whole genome shotgun sequence, one genomic interval encodes:
- the LOC140060582 gene encoding calpain-B-like, with protein sequence MAASTIQLNCLCEQKYEAIIADAKYNEKNLFEDPCFKADSGSIFRAENTWLTAFYEKRTEIKWLRPREILGGEQAPLFFKDGASFNEVMLPEGDDNIVNGSFMNALAAVTLAPAVLNFVCPTQSFTKNYKGVFRFRLWRFGKWTEIVVDDRLPTLNGKLMFSRALSKDEFWVSLLEKALAKLLLNYEAMDCSFTEPEALLDLSGGTLETFPLADLTEVTLRSKLKMYKKTGSLVTATLARGADDCGLKREGIFIVSGSPRKIMVNNGGVMCPVNLVRIQSTGRCEWTGPWGDESKEMKALSKDLKEEFGITSTVDGDFWMDLKEFIKRFRDLQILHIPSQLSDKDKKWTVTEHYNKWQKGSTAIGCLQNNKDDFHKNPKYNVKVEGDGDLVIVSIMAVGKRREEAFYEDNMLGIDVFKCEEGATIDKAFIHNNNPVHTVKHSQGVRETTLFMSLDPGSYVVIPSTFKRDTELPFLLRIFSGFSCKMEPVNGKTSYFYKLAQPLPYRLSEMHKTILEAFIEEHSGKDGLMDNNELDAFFKTLKENDIIPTDITHETSAAIATLFDDDDSRQLSSDECMAIAAVAQCCDEMFKAADKDNSRSLDSTELRDALVKAGLYASDTVLYHLVSRYVGSDNKITFDEFLLIVSKIRYIINKFVKLGGSNDKSVAFSVEDIVGICAKL encoded by the exons ATGGCTGCATCAACAATCCAATTGAATTGCCTTTGTGAGCAAAAGTACGAAGCTATCATTGCGGATGCTAAATATAACGAGAAAAATCTATTTGAGGATCCATGTTTTAAAGCGGACAGCGGTTCCATATTCAGAGCTGAAAATACTTGGCTAACCGCTTTCTATGAAAAACGTACAGAAATCAAATGGCTACGCCCAAGa GAAATTTTAGGTGGGGAGCAGGCACCTTTGTTTTTCAAAGATGGCGCTTCATTCAACGAGGTCATGCTTCCAGAAGGAGACGACAACATAG TTAATGGCTCATTCATGAACGCATTAGCAGCTGTAACCCTGGCCCCAGCTGTGCTAAATTTCGTATGTCCAACACAATCGTTTACGAAGAATTACAAGGGTGTCTTCAGATTCCGGTTATGGCGATTTGGCAAGTGGACTGAAATCGTAGTTGATGATAGGTTACCGACTTTGAATGGAAAGCTTATGTTTAGCCGTGCTCTCTCAAAAGATGAATTCTGGGTGTCTCTTTTGGAGAAAGCCTTGGCCAA ACTGTTACTTAACTATGAAGCCATGGACTGTTCTTTCACTGAACCAGAGGCGTTACTAGACCTGTCCGGCGGTACACTTGAGACCTTTCCCCTAGCCGACTTGACTGAAGTTACGCTACGTTCGAAATTGAAAATGTACAAGAAAACTGGATCTCTTGTGACTGCCACCTTGGCAAGAGGCGCTGATGATTGTGGGCTAAAAAGGGAAGGAATTTTCATCGTCTCGGGCAGTCCTCGAAAG attatgGTAAACAATGGTGGTGTGATGTGCCCGGTCAACTTGGTTCGAATCCAAAGTACTGGTCGTTGCGAATGGACTGGACCTTGGGGTGACGA GTCCAAAGAAATGAAGGCCTTGAGTAAAGACCTCAAAGAAGAGTTTGGCATAACCAGCACAGTTGACGGAGATTTTTG GATGGACCTCAAGGAATTTATTAAAAGATTCAGGGACTTACAGATTCTTCACATCCCATCTCAACTATCGGACAAAGACAAAAAATGGACCGTAACTGAACACTATAATAAATGGCAAAAAGGAAGCACGGCTATCGGCTgtttacaaaacaacaaagaCG ATTTTCATAAAAATCCAAAATATAATGTCAAAGTTGAAGGCGATGGTGATCTGGTTATCGTTTCGATAATGGCTGTCGGGAAACGCAGAGAAGAAGCATTTTATGAAGACAATATGCTAGGCATTGATGTTTTCAAg TGTGAAGAAGGAGCAACTATAGACAAAGCGTTTATTCACAACAATAATCCGGTACATACGGTTAAACACTCGCAAGGTGTCCGTGAGACCACACTATTTATGAGCCTTGACCCGGGTAGCTATGTCGTCATTCCGTCGACATTTAAACGAGATACGGAGTTGCCTTTCTTATTACGCATCTTCAGTGGATTTTCATGTAAAATGGA ACCAGTCAATGGCAAGACTTCGTACTTTTATAAGCTTGCACAACCACTTCCG TATAGACTTTCTGAAATGCACAAAACGATACTGGAGGCCTTTATTGAGGAGCACTCTGGAAAG GATGGCCTAATGGACAACAATGAACTCGACGCTTTTTTCAAAACTCTGAAAGAAAATG aTATAATTCCAACGGATATAACACATGAGACGTCCGCCGCTATTGCCACATTGTTTGAT GATGACGATTCCAGGCAACTGTCGTCTGATGAATGCATGGCCATTGCAGCTGTAGCACAATGTTGCGAC GAAATGTTTAAAGCCGCAGACAAGGATAACAGTAGGAGCTTGGATTCAACCGAATTGCGAGATGCCCTAGTTAAAGCAG GTCTTTATGCCAGCGACACTGTCCTGTATCATCTTGTCAGCCGTTATGTAGGCAGCGATAACAAAATCACCTTCGACGAATTTCTTCTGATTGTTTCGAAAATCCGTTACATTATCA ataaatttgTCAAACTTGGTGGATCTAACGATAAGTCTGTGGCTTTTTCAGTCGAAGAT ATTGTTGGCATTTGTGCAAAACTTTGA
- the LOC140060988 gene encoding uncharacterized protein — protein sequence MSRIMSNTGSVVPIKRLKSAEPRINWPDEDFGRIVSVKSSANDGLLKIGEQIPNFPFRSVDFSGCLSDSRSTRVRFIKDTADDQPFNVMRLKMMEPPVDTLDDDVEPGNDPADYTYKLVLIGVDTMQPSLVAIKDSIEEDNIPFTCERFSFKLYNDRGTDDSVIMTQFIKSREIRKYIASSTTGKVVPMTTQGDFRNPFMEMRILDEGGFDDKNRMMVDHNGIQRKIVD from the exons ATGAGTCGAATAATGAGCAACACTGGCAGCGTTGTTCCTATCAAAAGG TTAAAATCTGCGGAACCTAGAATAAAT TGGCCGGATGAAGATTTTGGTAGAATAGTATCCGTAAAATCTTCCGCAAATGATGGATTGCTGAAAATCGGAGAGCAAATACCAAACTTTCCTTTTCGTAGTGTTGATTTCTCGGGATGCCTTTCCGATTCTAGAT CAACAAGAGTAAGATTTATAAAGGACACAGCAGACGACCAACCATTTAATGTAATGAGACTGAAAATGATGGAACCTCCAGTGGATACTTTGGATGACGACGTCGAACCAGGAAACGACCCAGCAGACTACACGTACAAGTTAGTTCTTATAGGTGTTGACACAATGCAACCATCACTGGTCGCTATTAAAGACAGT atAGAGGAAGATAACATTCCTTTTACATGTGAAAGGTTTTCTTTTAAACTGTACAACGACAGAGGTACCGACGATTCGGTGATAATGACTCAGTTTATAAAAAGTAGGGAAATCAGGAAGTACATAGCCAGTAGTACAACTGGAAAAGTTGTTCCTATGACGACACAAGGGGATTTTCGCAATCCGTTTATGGAAATGCGAATTTTAGATGAAGGCGGATTTGACGATAAGAACCGTATGATGGTAGATCACAATGGGATACAACGGAAGATAGTAGATTGA